From Actinoplanes oblitus, a single genomic window includes:
- a CDS encoding Rieske 2Fe-2S domain-containing protein produces MTDGAAPRTIDTGVLPIRFARGWHCLGLADSFRDGRPHPIEAFGTKLVVFADSAGALHVLDGYCRHMGGDLTMGTVKGDEIACPFHDWRWRGDGRCAAVPYAHRVPPRARTRSWPTLEENRQLFVWNDPRGAPPPPDVTIPRIEGAFSDEWSDWTWDSIRIDGANCREVIDNVVDMAHFFYIHFAFPTFFKNVLEGHVAAQFLQTRPRPDVPSTAKQSGDATLRSEAAYHGPSYMIDYLFNTYRGIDVESVLINCHYPVSPDAFVLQWGVIVKRLPGLTNEQAAKAARRFATSIGIGFEQDVEIWKHKSRIDNPLLCAEDGPVYQLRRWYEQFYVDVEDVTEDMVARYEFEVDTTRAVQTWTAEVQANLERQS; encoded by the coding sequence ATGACCGACGGCGCGGCACCACGCACCATCGACACCGGGGTCCTGCCGATCAGGTTCGCCCGGGGCTGGCACTGCCTGGGCCTGGCCGACTCCTTCCGGGACGGCCGGCCGCACCCGATCGAGGCGTTCGGCACCAAGCTGGTGGTCTTCGCCGACTCGGCGGGTGCGCTGCACGTGCTCGACGGGTACTGCCGGCACATGGGCGGCGACCTGACGATGGGCACGGTCAAGGGCGACGAGATCGCCTGCCCGTTCCACGACTGGCGCTGGCGCGGCGACGGCCGCTGCGCCGCGGTGCCGTACGCGCACCGCGTCCCGCCACGCGCCCGCACCCGGTCCTGGCCCACCCTGGAGGAGAACCGGCAGCTGTTCGTCTGGAACGATCCCCGGGGCGCCCCACCGCCGCCGGACGTCACCATCCCCCGGATCGAGGGCGCCTTCTCCGACGAGTGGAGCGACTGGACCTGGGACTCGATCCGGATCGACGGCGCCAACTGCCGCGAGGTGATCGACAACGTGGTCGACATGGCGCACTTCTTCTACATCCACTTCGCCTTCCCGACGTTCTTCAAGAACGTCCTCGAGGGCCACGTGGCGGCGCAGTTCCTCCAGACCCGGCCGCGACCGGACGTGCCGAGCACGGCGAAGCAGTCGGGTGACGCGACGCTGCGCTCGGAGGCGGCGTACCACGGGCCGTCGTACATGATCGATTATCTGTTCAACACCTACCGCGGGATCGACGTCGAGTCGGTGCTGATCAACTGCCACTACCCGGTGTCGCCCGACGCGTTCGTGCTGCAGTGGGGTGTCATCGTCAAGCGGCTGCCCGGTCTCACCAACGAGCAGGCCGCGAAGGCCGCCCGCAGGTTCGCCACGAGCATCGGGATCGGCTTCGAGCAGGACGTGGAGATCTGGAAGCACAAGTCGCGGATCGACAACCCGCTGCTCTGCGCCGAGGACGGCCCGGTCTACCAGCTGCGCCGGTGGTACGAGCAGTTCTACGTGGACGTCGAGGACGTCACCGAGGACATGGTGGCCCGCTACGAGTTCGAGGTGGACACCACCCGGGCCGTCCAGACCTGGACCGCCGAGGTCCAGGCCAACCTCGAACGGCAGTCATGA
- the hsaA gene encoding 3-hydroxy-9,10-secoandrosta-1,3,5(10)-triene-9,17-dione monooxygenase oxygenase subunit, with protein MEGVTSGIRELLPVLRDRAQEAEDRRTISTETVKSLAATGFFRLLQPARFGGYEADPVTFFGCVRDLASACGSTGWVASVIGVHNWQLALFPDRAQQDVWGDDPGTLMSSSYAPTGRIEAVDGGYRVSGRWSFSSGSDHASWVLLGGIVPGAGDTPADFRTFLLPAADYTVEDVWHTVGLRGTGSNDIVVAGAFVPAYRSLSFADTARCVCPGQEQNPAALYRIPYGSIFPNTITTPIIGMATGAYHAHVTHMRDRVRAAYAGVRAAEDPYSQVRVARAAADVDAAWLALTTDMTELMTLATAGQKLPMRLRLRVRRNQVRGTELAIQAVDRLFENSGGRAIYTSHPMQRYWRDAHAGRVHAINDPERALSMYGRGEFGLSVADAMV; from the coding sequence ATGGAGGGCGTCACGTCCGGGATCCGTGAGTTGTTACCCGTTCTACGCGACCGGGCGCAGGAGGCGGAGGACCGCCGCACGATCTCCACCGAGACCGTCAAGTCGCTCGCGGCCACCGGATTCTTCCGGCTGCTGCAGCCGGCCCGGTTCGGCGGCTACGAGGCCGATCCGGTGACGTTCTTCGGCTGCGTGCGCGACCTCGCCTCGGCCTGCGGGTCCACCGGCTGGGTCGCCTCGGTGATCGGGGTGCACAACTGGCAGCTGGCCCTCTTCCCGGACCGGGCACAGCAGGACGTCTGGGGTGACGACCCGGGCACGCTGATGTCCTCGTCGTACGCGCCGACCGGCCGGATCGAGGCGGTCGACGGGGGATACCGGGTGAGTGGCCGGTGGAGTTTCTCGTCCGGCAGCGACCACGCGAGCTGGGTGCTGCTCGGCGGCATCGTGCCCGGTGCCGGGGACACCCCGGCCGACTTCCGCACGTTCCTGCTGCCGGCCGCCGACTACACCGTCGAGGACGTCTGGCACACCGTCGGGCTGCGCGGGACCGGCAGCAACGACATCGTGGTGGCCGGCGCGTTCGTCCCGGCGTACCGGTCGCTCAGCTTCGCGGACACGGCGCGCTGCGTCTGCCCCGGCCAGGAGCAGAACCCGGCCGCGCTGTACCGGATACCGTACGGCTCGATCTTCCCCAACACGATCACCACGCCGATCATCGGGATGGCGACCGGGGCGTACCACGCGCACGTCACCCACATGCGCGACCGGGTGCGTGCGGCGTACGCCGGGGTGCGTGCCGCCGAGGATCCCTACTCGCAGGTCCGGGTCGCCCGGGCCGCCGCCGACGTGGACGCCGCCTGGCTCGCCCTGACCACCGACATGACCGAGCTGATGACGCTGGCCACCGCCGGTCAGAAGCTGCCCATGCGGCTGCGCCTGCGGGTACGCCGCAACCAGGTCCGCGGCACCGAGCTGGCGATCCAGGCCGTCGACCGGCTGTTCGAGAACTCGGGTGGCCGGGCCATCTACACCAGCCACCCGATGCAGCGTTACTGGCGCGACGCGCACGCCGGCCGGGTGCACGCCATCAACGACCCCGAACGAGCCCTGTCCATGTACGGCCGGGGCGAGTTCGGCCTGTCCGTAGCCGACGCGATGGTCTGA